One Oncorhynchus keta strain PuntledgeMale-10-30-2019 chromosome 23, Oket_V2, whole genome shotgun sequence DNA segment encodes these proteins:
- the LOC118401699 gene encoding transcription cofactor HES-6-like, with amino-acid sequence MAPTHNIKKELSRDEDEYYGIKVDRKIRKPLVEKKRRARINESLQELRVLLADTDLQSKMENAEVLEMTVKRVESILQNQGQEVDPVNQEASERFAAGYIQCMHEVHTFVSSCPGIDATLAAELLNHLLECMPLNDEDRLQVMLQDIMADCSTNGSSTWPSSEGIYAALVSPGGRSIPSESSSTLSPAPSTTSSDDLCSDLDETDSEQSHISVDAENQDVLNMPRVAYSKSMWRPW; translated from the exons ATGGCCCCCACTCACAATATCAAAAAAGAACTGAGTAGAGACGAAGATGAATACTATGGCATTAAAGTGGACAGAAAG ATCAGAAAGCCGTTGGTTGAGAAAAAGAGACGGGCTCGCATCAATGAAAGTTTGCAGGAACTCAGAGTTCTTCTCGCAGACACCGAT TTACAATCAAAGATGGAGAATGCCGAAGTGCTGGAAATGACCGTAAAACGAGTGGAGAGTATCCTTCAAAACCAAGGACAAG AGGTAGACCCAGTGAACCAGGAGGCGAGTGAAAGGTTCGCTGCTGGCTACATCCAGTGCATGCATGAGGTGCACACCTTCGTGTCCAGCTGCCCGGGAATCGACGCGACTCTCGCGGCGGAGCTCTTGAACCACCTCCTGGAATGTATGCCTCTGAACGACGAGGACAGACTCCAGGTGATGCTCCAGGATATTATGGCGGACTGCTCCACTAATGGCAGCAGCACTTGGCCCAGTTCTGAGGGAATTTACGCAGCATTGGTCTCCCCTGGAGGAAGGAGCATCCCCAGCGAAAgctcctcaaccctctccccagcgccctccaccacctccagcGATGACCTGTGCTCGGATCTGGACGAGACTGACTCTGAGCAGAGCCACATCTCTGTGGACGCTGAAAACCAGGATGTTCTGAACATGCCCAGAGTGGCCTATTCCAAGTCCATGTGGAGACCTTGGTAG
- the itm2cb gene encoding integral membrane protein 2Cb produces MVKITFQSVSAQKADKELDGDKAEILMPHEHELVLPLRPKKSHLNGLLCSTFGLVVFMSGLVLASIYVYRYYFIPQIPEDSLFHCRVLYEDSVHAPMHGRQELEENVGIYLDDNYEQISVPVPHFGGSDPADIIHDFHRGLTAYHDIALDKCYVIELNTTLVMPPRNLWELLVNVKRGTYLPQTYIIQEEMVVTGRVRNMRQLGPFIHRLCYGKDTYRLKRRRDARRRIDKREARNCHSIRHFENTFVVETVICDRL; encoded by the exons ATGGTGAAGATTACTTTCCAGTCGGTCTCGGCGCAGAAAGCAGATAAGGAGCTCGATGGAGACAAAGCCGAGATTCTCATGCCCCATGAACAC GAGCTGGTTCTTCCTCTGAGGCCCAAGAAGTCTCATCTGAACGGACTGCTTTGTTCCACCTTTGGCCTGGTGGTGTTCATGTCAGGACTGGTGCTGGCCTCCATATATGTCTATCGCTATTACTTCAtaccacag ATTCCAGAGGATAGTCTGTTCCACTGCAGGGTTCTGTATGAGGACTCTGTGCACGCCCCCATGCACGGCAGACAGGAGCTGGAGGAGAACGTGGGCATCTACCTGGACGACAACTACGAGCAGATCAGCGTGCCCGTACCCCATTTTGGAGGGAGCGACCCAGCAGACATCATCCACGACTTCCACAGG GGTCTGACTGCGTACCATGACATTGCCCTGGACAAGTGTTACGTGATTGAGCTCAACACCACCCTGGTCATGCCACCACGGAACCTGTGGGAGCTGCTGGTCAATGTCAAG AGGGGGACGTATCTGCCCCAGAcctacatcatccaggaggagaTGGTGGTGACTGGGAGGGTGAGGAACATGAGACAGCTGGGACCCTTCATCCACCGGCTCTGCTACGGCAAAGACACCTACCGCCTCAAACGCCGACGCGACGCACGCCGAC gcATCGACAAGCGCGAGGCGAGGAACTGCCACAGCATCCGTCActttgagaacacctttgttGTCGAGACGGTGATCTGTGACAGGCTCTAA
- the lpar5a gene encoding LOW QUALITY PROTEIN: lysophosphatidic acid receptor 5a (The sequence of the model RefSeq protein was modified relative to this genomic sequence to represent the inferred CDS: deleted 1 base in 1 codon): protein MTNATCNITHYRYPLFTATYSVVLALGLPLNTLSLWLLLCRLRVRSVPLIYMANLALSDLLFTLSMPFRILYYARRHWPYGHLACMVSGTLFNVNLYSSSFFIMFISVDRFLAVVYPLRSRPLRRIGVACKACAAVWVLIGAMAVPVALTHHARQNQCVGWSCFEGYTQDEWHFGFNIICVAAIVGNVIPFAVIVGCTVVVVLKLRVQKASSSSSSSSMDKSQMVWLLVINLLIYTVCFIPFHVAVVLYGLHKLRFLQSQFPFFDFLIGTICLACANSFLDPLIYYFSSKILKIGRGNTGTGV, encoded by the exons ATGACTAACGCCACCTGCAACATCACCCACTACAGGTACCCTCTCTTCACGGCCACCTACAGTGTCGTGTTGGCCCTGGGTCTTCCCCtcaacaccctctctctctggctcctgtTATGCCGCTTGAGGGTCCGCTCGGTGCCCTTGATCTACATGGCCAACCTGGCCCTCTCAgacctcctcttcaccctctccatG CCTTTCCGGATCCTGTACTATGCCAGGCGCCACTGGCCCTATGGACACCTGGCCTGCATGGTCTCTGGGACTCTGTTTAATGTCAACCTCTACTCCAGCTCGTTCTTCATCATGTTTATTAGCGTGGACCGGTTCCTGGCTGTGGTCTATCCTCTGCGCTCACGCCCGCTGAGGAGGATCGGTGTGGCTTGCAAGGCATGTGCGGCCGTATGGGTGTTGATTGGTGCCATGGCGGTGCCAGTGGCACTGACTCACCATGCCAGACAGAACCAGTGCGTAGGGTGGAGTTGCTTCGAGGGCTACACTCAGGACGAGTGGCACTTTGGGTTCAATATCATCTGCGTGGCTGCTATCGTGGGAAATGTCATTCCGTTCGCTGTCATCGTGGGCTGTACGGTGGTCGTGGTGCTTAAGCTGAGAGTGCAGAAggcctcctcttcttcatcctcttcctctatgGATAAGAGCCAGATGGTGTGGCTACTTGTGATCAACCTTTTGATCTACACAGTGTGTTTCATCCCCTTTCATGTTGCAGTAGTCCTATATGGGCTCCACAAGCTACGATTCCTTCAATCCCAGTTCCCCTTCTTTGACTTCCTTATTGGAACTATCTGCTTGGCTTGTGCTAACAGCTTCCTGGATCCTCTCATCTACTACTTCAGCTCCAAGATTCTGAAGATAGGGAGAGGGAATACAGGAACTGGAGTTTAA
- the LOC118402185 gene encoding G-protein coupled receptor 55-like translates to MASISDAMETNCSFDEVDHLMTSLELVIYVPIFVFGLILNVLALVVFCIFLRKWSESTIYMTNLALMDLLLLLLLPFKMHATNHQWEPHNRFLCSLLESLYFVGMYGSIYTIACIAVDRWVAICHPFRAKQLRSPRAALWTCILVWVVVLGGISPIYGFRKEETGSFHCFHTFSKEGWHPKVIGCLLSFGFVGPALVLVVCSAQSIRTLRQSGQESPKSRSCVKIIYSSLCAFLVPFTPSHLGILLQFLVHQRLIEDCLTKTRISLYIQVTMSLANITCCLDALCYYFITTEVRSSKQTFTFRRSMSQKRATTSTSEL, encoded by the exons ATGGCATCTATAAG CGACGCCATGGAAACCAACTGCTCCTTCGATGAGGTGGACCACCTGATGACATCACTGGAGCTCGTCATCTACGTGCCCATCTTCGTGTTTGGCCTTATCCTCAACGTCCTCGCCCTGGTTGTCTTCTGCATCTTCCTCCGCAAGTGGAGCGAGTCCACCATCTACATGACCAACCTAGCCCTCATggacctccttctcctcctcctgcttcccTTCAAGATGCACGCCACCAACCACCAATGGGAGCCCCACAACCGcttcctctgctccctcctggaGAGCCTTTACTTCGTGGGGATGTACGGCAGCATCTATACCATCGCCTGCATTGCTGTGGACCGCTGGGTGGCCATATGCCACCCATTCCGCGCCAAGCAGCTCCGTTCCCCCCGGGCTGCTCTGTGGACCTGCATCCTGGTCTGGGTGGTGGTGCTGGGGGGCATCTCCCCCATCTACGGCTTCCGCAAGGAGGAAACAGGGTCATTCCACTGCTTCCACACGTTCTCAAAGGAGGGCTGGCATCCAAAGGTGATCGGCTGCCTGTTGAGCTTCGGGTTCGTGGGGCCGGCCCTGGTGCTGGTGGTGTGTTCAGCCCAAAGCATCCGGACACTGAGGCAGTCGGGCCAGGAGAGCCCTAAAAGCAGAAGCTGTGTGAAGATCATCTACAGTAGTCTTTGCGCCTTCCTGGTCCCATTCACACCCAGCCACCTGGGCATCCTGCTACAGTTCCTG GTGCATCAACGCCTGATCGAGGACTGCTTGACCAAGACAAGGATCAGCTTGTACATTCAGGTGACCATGAGTCTGGCCAACATCACGTGCTGTCTAGACGCTTTATGTTACTACTTCATCACCACGGAGGTGAGGAGCTCCAAGCAGACCTTCACATTCAGGAGGTCCATGAGCCAGAAGAGAGCCACCACCAGCACCTCGGAGCTCTGA